The proteins below are encoded in one region of Megalops cyprinoides isolate fMegCyp1 chromosome 14, fMegCyp1.pri, whole genome shotgun sequence:
- the LOC118789125 gene encoding ATP synthase subunit beta, mitochondrial-like has translation MLGAVGRCCTGALQALKPGVNPLKAFSAAPAALYSRRNYAAAAAPSAKAATATGRIVAVIGAVVDVQFDEGLPPILNALEVAGRETRLVLEVAQHLGENTVRTIAMDGTEGLVRGQQVLDTGAPIRIPVGPETLGRIMNVIGEPIDERGPITTKQTAPIHAEAPEFTDMSVEQEILVTGIKVVDLLAPYAKGGKIGLFGGAGVGKTVLIMELINNVAKAHGGYSVFAGVGERTREGNDLYHEMIESGVINLKDTTSKVALVYGQMNEPPGARARVALTGLTVAEYFRDQEGQDVLLFIDNIFRFTQAGSEVSALLGRIPSAVGYQPTLATDMGTMQERITTTKKGSITSVQAIYVPADDLTDPAPATTFAHLDATTVLSRAIAELGIYPAVDPLDSTSRIMDPNIVGAEHYDVARGVQKILQDYKSLQDIIAILGMDELSEEDKLTVARARKIQRFLSQPFQVAEVFTGHLGKLVPLKDTIKGFKAILAGEYDALPEQAFYMVGPIEEVVQKAEKLAEEHS, from the exons ATGTTGGGAGCAGTGGGACGCTGCTGCACCGGGGCTCTGCAGGCTCTGAAGCCTGGAGTCAACCCCCTGAAAGCATTCAGTGCAGCCCCAGCTGCTCTTTATTCAC GCAGGAACTATGCCGCAGCCGCTGCTCCTTCCGCCAAGGCTGCGACAGCCACCGGCCGCATTGTAGCAGTCATCGGTGCCGTTGTGGACGTCCAGTTCGACGAGGGTCTGCCCCCTATCCTCAATGCGCTGGAAGTCGCAGGCCGCGAGACCAGGCTGGTGCTGGAGGTTGCACAGCATCTTG GTGAGAACACCGTCCGTACAATTGCCATGGATGGTACGGAGGGTCTGGTGCGCGGGCAGCAGGTCCTGGACACTGGGGCCCCCATCCGTATTCCAGTGGGCCCAGAGACCTTGGGAAGAATCATGAACGTCATTGGGGAGCCCATTGATGAGAGGGGACCAATCACCACCAAACA GACCGCTCCCATCCATGCTGAGGCCCCAGAGTTCACAGACATGAGCGTGGAGCAGGAGATCCTGGTAACTGGCATCAAGGTGGTCGACCTGCTTGCCCCCTATGCCAAGGGCGGCAAGATCG GTCTCTttggtggtgctggtgtgggCAAGACTGTGCTTATCATGGAGCTGATCAACAATGTGGCCAAGGCCCATGGTGGCTACTCCGTGTTTGCTGGAGTGGGAGAGCGCACCCGTGAAGGAAATGACTTGTACCATGAAATGATTGAGTCCGGTGTAATCAACCTGAAGGACACCACCTCCAAG GTGGCACTGGTGTACGGTCAGATGAATGAGCCCCCTGGTGCCCGCGCCAGAGTCGCTCTGACTGGTCTCACTGTTGCCGAATACTTCCGTGATCAGGAAGGACAGGATGTGCTGCTCTTTATCGACAACATCTTCAGGTTCACCCAGGCTGGATCAGAG GTGTCTGCTCTGCTGGGTCGTATCCCCTCTGCTGTGGGTTACCAGCCCACCCTGGCCACTGACATGGGGACCATGCAGGAGAGAATCACCACCACCAAGAAGGGCTCCATCACCtctgtgcag GCCATCTACGTGCCCGCTGATGACTTGACTGACCCTGCTCCTGCCACCACCTTCGCCCACTTGGACGCCACCACTGTGCTTTCTCGTGCTATTGCTGAGCTGGGCATCTACCCTGCTGTGGACCCCCTGGACTCCACCTCCCGTATCATGGACCCCAACATCGTCGGAGCTGAGCACTACGATGTCGCCCGTGGTGTGCAGAAGATTCTCCAG GATTACAAATCCCTCCAGGACATCATTGCTATCCTGGGTATGGATGAGTTGTCTGAAGAAGACAAGCTGACTGTGGCTCGAGCCCGTAAGATCCAGCGTTTCCTCTCCCAGCCCTTCCAGGTGGCTGAGGTCTTCACTGGTCACTTGGGCAAACTCGTACCCCTCAAAGATACCATCAAAGGATTCAAGGCCATTCTGGCAG GTGAGTACGACGCCTTGCCTGAACAGGCTTTCTACATGGTTGGCCCCATTGAAGAAGTAGTCCAGAAGGCAGAGAAACTGGCAGAAGAGCATTCGTAA
- the zgc:172182 gene encoding coiled-coil domain-containing protein 89, whose product MASPQRTPRDLKKMITDTKQDMDDVHLALEKLRGLSQDEDTDKTEAAMLRSRIDEQSSLICILKQRADEMVLRCQALERINAELENLRQDVQNELENERKRSSLLEQRFMELAANHQELINFKDEFKLQNAQLTEENERLREENENLFCKELQEKEAIILQLTQELKDLAEQHKNLELEYQEKTTGFQTKLKELMSLHQSKEASLQDELHITQKQLKDAVDMYTELDMQLRQTREKDASKEVQLQGKLEALAKEKDELLDLSLQKEKVIQDKEEEIKILESMRQEAEDARAAAEERFEKEASAVNTDLKVRDLQHALEESEQTCNKLKKGHFAGTPWEEFLG is encoded by the exons ATGGCTTCACCACAGAGGACCCCAAGAGACCTCAAAAAGATGATAACAGACACTAAACAG GACATGGACGATGTCCACCTTGCTTTGGAAAAGCTCCGGGGTCTTTCCCAGGATGAGGACACGGACAAAACAGAGGCAGCGATGCTGCGGTCCAGGATAGATGAGCAGTCGAGCTTGATCTGCATCTTGAAGCAGAGGGCAGACGAGATGGTTCTCCGATGTCAAGCTCTCGAGCGGATCAACGCAGAGCTGGAGAACCTTAGACAGGACGTGCAGAACGAGCTGGAAAACGAGAGGAAGAGGTCCTCCCTGCTCGAACAGAGATTTATGGAGCTGGCCGCCAACCACCAGGAGTTAATCAACTTCAAGGACGAGTTCAAACTACAGAACGCTCAACTGACGGAAGAGAACGAACGGCTCCGCGAAGAGAACGAAAATCTTTTCTGCAAAGaactgcaggagaaggaggcgATTATTTTGCAGCTGACCCAGGAACTGAAAGATCTCGCTGAGCAACACAAAAATTTAGAGCTAGAATATCA ggaaaaaacaaccGGGTTCCAGACGAAACTCAAAGAACTTATGAGTCTACACCAAAGTAAGGAAGCATCTTTACAAGATGAATTGcacatcacacagaaacagcttaAGGATGCTGTGGATATGTATACTG AACTGGACATGCAGCTCAGACAAACACGAGAAAAGGATGCATCAAAAGAGGTCCAACTGCAAGGGAAACTAGAGGCGTTGGCAAAGGAGAAGGATGAGCTCCTGGATCTGTCATTGCAAAAGGAAAAAGTAATACAG GACAAAGAGGAGGAAATCAAGATACTTGAGAGCATGAGACAGGAGGCTGAAGATgcaagagcagcagcagaggagag GTTTGAAAAGGAAGCGTCTGCGGTGAATACCGATTTGAAAGTGAGAGACCTCCAGCATGCTCTTGAAGAGTCTGAACAAACATGCAATAAGCTCAAGAAG GGCCATTTTGCAGGAACCCCATGGGAGGAGTTCCTGGGCTGA